From Streptomyces sp. NBC_00683, one genomic window encodes:
- a CDS encoding TetR/AcrR family transcriptional regulator, which translates to MPRAVREKQMMDAAVQTFGQRGYRAASMDEIAELAGVSKPLVYLYLNSKEELFTACIRREAKALVEAVQAAVEPGLPADRQLWAGLRAFFTHTADNPDGWAVLHQQARSQGEPFVSEVGVLREEIVAFVTGLIGAAAREAHHDPALPDRDVAGLAQALVGAAEALAGWANETPGVSAKEAAGTLMNFSWAGLENLMHGRGWQSR; encoded by the coding sequence ATGCCGCGCGCGGTCCGTGAGAAGCAGATGATGGATGCCGCGGTGCAGACCTTCGGGCAGCGCGGGTACCGGGCCGCTTCGATGGACGAGATCGCGGAGCTGGCCGGTGTGTCCAAGCCGTTGGTCTATCTGTATCTGAATTCCAAGGAAGAACTCTTCACCGCGTGTATCCGCCGCGAGGCAAAGGCGCTGGTGGAAGCGGTGCAGGCGGCGGTGGAGCCGGGGCTGCCGGCGGATCGCCAGCTGTGGGCGGGGCTGCGGGCGTTCTTCACGCACACCGCGGACAACCCGGACGGCTGGGCGGTCCTGCACCAGCAGGCGCGTTCGCAGGGGGAGCCGTTCGTCAGCGAGGTCGGGGTGCTGCGGGAGGAGATCGTTGCGTTCGTGACGGGTCTGATCGGGGCGGCGGCGCGCGAGGCGCACCATGATCCCGCGCTGCCCGACCGCGATGTGGCCGGGCTCGCGCAGGCGCTCGTGGGGGCCGCGGAGGCGCTCGCGGGGTGGGCGAACGAGACTCCGGGCGTCTCGGCCAAGGAAGCGGCGGGCACCCTGATGAACTTCTCGTGGGCGGGCCTGGAGAACCTCATGCACGGCCGTGGGTGGCAGTCCCGCTAG
- a CDS encoding MaoC/PaaZ C-terminal domain-containing protein — MSSLSVSLLRGAVTSPFKRAGRSGVVLPTGRASLPPTRSAPGPLASYSRVCGFTEPGVLPLTYPHVLGFPLAMRVMTGRTFPLPVLGLVHTWIDITRHRVLHPEDRLELTAYAAGLTPHRRGTEVTMVTEARLAGELVWESRSGYLSRHPTGTTAPPAGAAAAPEDLPAVTEWQLPGDLGRRYGAASGDRNPIHLYPLTARLFGFPRHIAHGMWTVARCLAEAEAGIGTEAGAEAGIKAGTVEPGRIRSVRADFRAPLPLPATVTYAAAGPDFEVRGKGRVHLTGSVTLDGN; from the coding sequence ATGTCCAGCCTGAGCGTGTCCCTCCTGCGCGGGGCCGTCACCTCCCCGTTCAAGCGGGCAGGACGGTCCGGCGTCGTGCTCCCCACCGGCCGGGCGTCGCTTCCCCCAACCCGCAGTGCACCCGGGCCCCTCGCCTCGTACAGCAGGGTCTGCGGGTTCACCGAACCCGGAGTACTGCCGCTCACCTACCCGCACGTCCTGGGCTTCCCCCTGGCCATGCGCGTCATGACCGGCCGGACCTTCCCCCTGCCGGTCCTGGGGCTCGTCCACACCTGGATCGACATCACCCGGCACCGGGTCCTGCACCCGGAGGACCGGCTCGAACTCACCGCGTACGCAGCCGGCCTGACGCCCCATCGCCGCGGCACCGAGGTCACGATGGTGACGGAGGCGCGGCTCGCGGGCGAGCTGGTCTGGGAGTCGCGCAGCGGATACCTGTCCCGGCACCCCACCGGCACCACCGCACCGCCCGCCGGGGCGGCGGCGGCCCCCGAGGACCTTCCCGCCGTGACCGAGTGGCAGCTGCCCGGCGACCTGGGCCGCCGGTACGGTGCCGCGTCCGGCGACCGGAACCCCATTCACCTGTACCCGCTGACGGCACGGCTGTTCGGCTTCCCCCGGCACATCGCGCACGGCATGTGGACCGTCGCACGCTGCCTCGCCGAGGCCGAAGCCGGCATCGGAACCGAAGCCGGGGCCGAAGCCGGCATCAAAGCCGGAACCGTCGAACCGGGCCGGATCCGTTCCGTACGGGCCGACTTCAGGGCCCCCCTCCCGCTGCCCGCCACCGTGACGTACGCGGCCGCGGGCCCCGACTTCGAGGTGCGCGGCAAGGGCCGCGTCCACCTCACCGGCAGCGTGACCCTGGACGGCAACTAG